One window of Hoplias malabaricus isolate fHopMal1 chromosome 16, fHopMal1.hap1, whole genome shotgun sequence genomic DNA carries:
- the tmem44 gene encoding transmembrane protein 44: protein MMDVLLETVSWWEEVWSCFHSGIFGCGSAALGLLSLFTLTVSYCVLFCHQCKLNACDAGSAVPCGLYSLIGNLCNAAGSVLSHQLPFQIITAFFLVVLDVLLLLSTALPLCWWHHSRTGRRVRMMSRRRRQNSLAVCLLFGMGGYVYIGQVKHHSQLLTDRSVSSRRLLGTFLHDRIKLIGYVLGLLSFAISWTSRFPFFFKANRGEMSNPLHVSSRVLSTLAGAFYASAILLFDTQLEFVVRALPWILSGACCAILDVSILTISCYRIHYKHQSVRTLGSETVSLLKSHCSASGQNRPKDKPVRKHRLSSQRSSSSKTTETGRYMDVNLQPVRKVCLKEVRITRDGSADNQPLKRSVKVVRVDECYSSGSTTDSSSSLSSELEWDFEEATPPWSSQSNNQPLTEAFPLQEWPTDQRLKCNRSDFRACFCNSGDLEERMVSSSTNANLNLSDAVK, encoded by the exons GCTTTTTTGCCACCAGTGTAAATTAAACGCTTGCGACGCTGGGAGTGCTGTGCCCTGTGGTCTCTACAGTTTAATAGGAAACCTATGCAATGCTGCTGGATCAGTGCTCTCTCATCAGTTACCTTTTCAG ATTATCACAGCTTTCTTTCTGGTGGTGTTGGACGTGCTGCTTTTACTTTCAACAGCTTTGCCTTTGTGTTGGTGGCACCATTCAAGAACGG GAAGGAGAGTGAGAATGATGAGCAGAAGGAGGAGGCAGAACTCTCTCGCTGTGTGCCTGCTGTTTGGAATGGGAGGATATGTTTACATTGGACAAGTCAAACACCACAGTCAGCTTCTTACAGACAGATCTGTGAGCAGCAGGAGGCTTCTGGGCACATTTCTGCAC GACCGTATTAAACTCATTGGATATGTGCTTGGTCTCCTGTCCTTTGCAATCAGCTGGACATCCAGGTTCCCCTTCTTTTTTAAAGCT AACAGAGGAGAGATGAGTAATCCACTGCATGTGTCCTCAAGGGTTCTGAGCACTTTGGCTGGTGCCTTTTACGCCTCTGCTATACTACTTTTTGACACACAACTGGAATTCGTTGTGAGAGCGCTGCCGTGGATCCTCTCAGGAGCCTGCTGTGCCATTTTGGATGTTTCT ATTCTGACCATCTCTTGTTACAGAATCCATTATAAGCATCAGTCTGTTCGAACACTGGGTTCAGAAACTGTCTCCCTATTGAAATCCCATTGTTCCGCTTCTGGCCAAAATCGCCCCAAAGACAAACCTGTCAGGAAGCATCGTCTTTCCTCTCAGAGGAGCAGCTCCTCAAAAACAACTGAGACGGGACGTTACATGGATGTTAATCTACAGCCTGTTCGTAAG GTGTGTCTGAAAGAGGTGAGGATCACTCGAGATGGATCAGCCGATAACCAGCCTCTCAAGAGGTCTGTGAAGGTAGTAAGAGTAGATGAGTGTTATTCATCAGGCAGCACAACAGACTCCTCTTCTTCTCTCAGCTCTGAACTGGAG TGGGACTTTGAAGAGGCCACTCCGCCCTGGAGTTCACAGAGCAACAACCAACCACTCACAGAGGCATTCCCGCTACAGGAGTGGCCAACAGACCAGAGATTAAAGTGCAACCGGTCAGACTTTCGGGCCTGCTTCTGCAACAGTGGTGACCTGGAGGAGCGAATGGTTTCTTCATCAACTAATGCTAACTTAAACCTTTCAGACGCTGTTAAATGA